A region from the Nocardioides coralli genome encodes:
- a CDS encoding AzlD domain-containing protein has protein sequence MNLTGVQGWLLIAALTVMAATTKALGPAIVGGRALPRWASGVIAVTAPALLSALVVTSVLADGQQWAVGAQTVGVAVAALLLLCRVPLLLASLAAVLVTAGVRALSG, from the coding sequence ATGAACCTCACTGGAGTCCAGGGGTGGCTGCTGATCGCCGCGTTGACCGTCATGGCTGCGACCACCAAGGCCCTGGGGCCGGCGATCGTCGGGGGTCGCGCACTGCCGCGGTGGGCCAGCGGCGTCATCGCCGTGACCGCGCCGGCGCTGCTGTCGGCGCTGGTGGTGACCTCGGTGCTGGCCGACGGACAGCAGTGGGCCGTCGGGGCGCAGACAGTCGGTGTCGCGGTGGCGGCGCTGCTCCTGCTGTGCCGGGTGCCGCTGCTGCTGGCCAGCCTCGCCGCCGTCCTGGTGACGGCCGGGGTGCGCGCGCTGTCAGGCTGA
- a CDS encoding phosphoglycerate dehydrogenase codes for MRLLLADRLPQQTLVDLEARGHECVMEPGLSADDLPGRIAGFDVLVVRSTKVGRAVFEAADRLALVIRAGAGTNTIDTDAAAQHGVLVSNVPGRNAAAVAELTMGLLLAIDRRIADNVADLRNGQWDKQRYSKADGLLGSTMGVIGLGSIGLAVAERASAFGIHVQALAKDGRPPHVAARAEELGVTMCDSVPQLLASSDIVTLHVPASESTRHLVDADFLGRMRKGAILLNTSRGDVVDETALLAALDAGDVRAGLDVFADEPGFGAGEWDSPLGRHPAVVATHHIGASTDQAQRAIAAGVTDIVDAFVAGEVRHCVNLDPGRLGSMTLTVRHRDRVGVLAQVLELLRAEGLNVEHMENRVFRGGEAAVAAIDVAGETSEKLLATLREVPDVLGVSQAELGTNGGRRP; via the coding sequence ATGCGGCTGCTCCTCGCCGACCGGCTTCCGCAGCAGACGCTCGTCGACCTCGAGGCCCGCGGCCACGAGTGCGTGATGGAGCCGGGGCTCTCCGCCGACGACCTCCCCGGGAGGATCGCCGGGTTCGACGTGCTCGTGGTGCGCTCGACCAAGGTGGGAAGGGCCGTCTTCGAGGCGGCCGACCGACTGGCGCTGGTGATCCGGGCCGGGGCCGGCACCAACACGATCGACACCGATGCCGCCGCTCAGCACGGCGTCCTCGTCTCCAACGTCCCGGGCCGCAACGCTGCGGCCGTGGCCGAGCTGACGATGGGGCTGCTGCTCGCGATCGACCGGAGGATCGCGGACAACGTGGCCGACCTGCGCAACGGACAGTGGGACAAGCAGCGCTACAGCAAGGCGGACGGCCTGCTGGGCTCGACGATGGGCGTCATCGGCCTCGGCTCCATCGGCCTCGCGGTGGCCGAGCGCGCGTCGGCGTTCGGCATCCACGTCCAGGCGCTCGCGAAGGACGGGCGACCTCCCCACGTCGCCGCGCGAGCCGAGGAGCTCGGGGTCACGATGTGCGACTCGGTGCCGCAGCTGCTGGCGTCGTCCGACATCGTCACGCTCCACGTGCCCGCCTCCGAGAGCACCCGCCACCTCGTCGACGCCGACTTCCTCGGCCGGATGAGGAAGGGGGCGATCCTGCTCAACACCTCGCGGGGTGACGTGGTCGACGAGACCGCCCTGCTCGCCGCGCTGGACGCCGGCGACGTCCGCGCAGGCCTCGACGTGTTCGCCGACGAGCCCGGCTTCGGCGCGGGCGAGTGGGACTCACCCCTCGGTCGACACCCTGCGGTGGTCGCCACGCACCACATCGGCGCGTCCACGGACCAGGCGCAGCGCGCCATCGCCGCCGGGGTCACCGACATCGTCGACGCGTTCGTCGCAGGGGAGGTGCGCCACTGCGTGAACCTCGACCCGGGCCGGCTGGGGTCCATGACCCTGACGGTCCGCCACCGGGACCGCGTCGGCGTGCTCGCCCAGGTGCTCGAGCTGTTGCGCGCCGAGGGACTCAACGTCGAGCACATGGAGAACCGGGTCTTCCGCGGCGGTGAGGCGGCGGTCGCCGCCATCGACGTGGCGGGCGAGACGTCCGAGAAGCTCCTGGCCACGCTGCGGGAGGTGCCCGACGTGCTCGGCGTGTCCCAGGCCGAGCTCGGGACGAACGGCGGGCGCCGCCCGTGA
- a CDS encoding ROK family protein: MTTPLALAVDVGGTTIKGELVDRDGTVVAAERAPTPPGESAREAIGRLGDRLLGTAAGPVRGAGVVVPGIVDATHGVATYSANIGWRDLALAEPLATRWQLPVRLGHDVASAAVAEIRYGAGRGETDVCFVVIGTGVAAVVVAGGRVVTGHHGEIAEIGHLAVRPGHPCPCGGDGCLEAVASASAIARSYADRSGEQVAGAAEVVARLDVDPRAREVWQEAVEALADGLAVLATVVAPELIVVGGGLSVAGLRLVETLERELARRTRVVAPARVTVAQLGPRAGVVGAGMLAFEPWTTT; the protein is encoded by the coding sequence GTGACGACGCCCCTCGCGCTCGCCGTCGACGTCGGCGGCACCACCATCAAGGGTGAGCTGGTCGACCGCGACGGCACGGTGGTCGCCGCCGAGCGCGCCCCCACGCCCCCGGGCGAGTCGGCGCGCGAGGCCATCGGCCGGCTCGGCGACCGCCTGCTCGGCACCGCCGCCGGTCCCGTCCGCGGCGCCGGCGTCGTGGTGCCCGGCATCGTCGACGCGACGCACGGCGTGGCGACCTACAGCGCCAACATCGGCTGGCGGGACCTGGCGCTCGCCGAGCCGTTGGCGACCCGCTGGCAGCTGCCGGTGCGGCTGGGGCACGACGTCGCCTCGGCCGCGGTCGCCGAGATCCGGTACGGCGCGGGCCGCGGTGAGACCGACGTCTGCTTCGTCGTCATCGGCACCGGTGTCGCGGCGGTGGTGGTCGCGGGCGGCCGGGTGGTCACCGGTCACCACGGGGAGATCGCCGAGATCGGCCACCTCGCCGTGCGTCCCGGTCACCCCTGCCCGTGCGGCGGCGACGGGTGCCTGGAGGCGGTGGCGTCGGCCTCGGCCATCGCCCGCTCCTACGCCGACCGCTCCGGCGAGCAGGTCGCCGGAGCCGCCGAGGTCGTCGCACGGTTGGACGTCGACCCCCGGGCCCGCGAGGTGTGGCAGGAGGCGGTCGAGGCGCTGGCCGACGGGCTCGCCGTGCTGGCGACCGTGGTCGCGCCCGAGCTGATCGTCGTCGGCGGCGGCCTCAGCGTCGCCGGTCTGCGGCTGGTCGAGACGCTCGAGCGCGAGCTCGCGCGCCGTACCCGCGTGGTGGCGCCCGCCCGCGTCACGGTGGCCCAGCTGGGTCCTCGTGCCGGTGTGGTCGGCGCCGGCATGCTGGCCTTCGAACCCTGGACGACGACGTGA
- a CDS encoding SIS domain-containing protein encodes MTSTLATPGAGGLAAEVSTQPDNWLEAADLAHDHREVLPRPGERVAVLGCGSSLYVARAVAALRESLGHGETDAWPAGDPVLDRPYDRVIGISRSGTTTEVLTALDGLRDRVPVTVVTADPRTPIADLGEVISLEHVDEEAVVQSRTATTALAMFRWHLGHDLREAAEQAREVLAIDDEQLAEETLAAVRHAEQIAFVAMGWGFGLAEEASLKLKESTQSWTESYHQTEFRHGPISISAPGRAVWALDELIPDFARDVARTGAALVAHERDPMAELVLVHRLCLLRAADRGLDAGQPRNLERSIILDS; translated from the coding sequence GTGACCTCCACCCTCGCCACCCCCGGTGCCGGCGGCCTTGCCGCCGAGGTGTCCACCCAGCCCGACAACTGGCTGGAGGCGGCCGACCTCGCCCACGACCACCGCGAAGTGCTGCCCCGGCCCGGAGAGCGGGTGGCGGTCCTCGGGTGCGGGAGCTCGCTCTACGTCGCCCGGGCGGTGGCCGCGCTCCGCGAGTCGCTCGGTCACGGTGAGACCGACGCCTGGCCGGCCGGCGACCCGGTGCTGGACCGGCCCTACGACCGCGTCATCGGCATCAGCCGGTCGGGCACCACGACGGAGGTGCTCACCGCCCTCGACGGCCTGCGCGACCGGGTGCCGGTCACCGTCGTGACCGCCGACCCCCGTACCCCGATCGCCGACCTGGGCGAGGTGATCTCCCTCGAGCACGTCGACGAGGAGGCGGTCGTCCAGTCGCGCACGGCCACCACGGCCCTGGCCATGTTCCGCTGGCACCTCGGCCACGACCTCCGCGAGGCGGCAGAGCAGGCGCGCGAGGTGCTGGCCATCGACGACGAGCAGCTCGCCGAGGAGACCCTCGCCGCCGTCCGCCACGCCGAGCAGATCGCGTTCGTCGCGATGGGGTGGGGCTTCGGGCTCGCGGAGGAGGCCTCGCTCAAGCTGAAGGAGTCCACCCAGTCCTGGACGGAGTCCTACCACCAGACCGAGTTCCGCCACGGGCCGATCTCCATCTCCGCACCGGGCCGCGCGGTCTGGGCCCTGGACGAGCTGATCCCCGACTTCGCGCGCGACGTGGCTCGCACCGGCGCCGCCCTCGTGGCCCACGAGCGCGACCCGATGGCCGAGCTCGTGCTCGTGCACCGCCTCTGCCTGCTCCGGGCCGCCGACCGCGGCCTCGACGCCGGCCAGCCGCGCAACCTCGAGCGATCCATCATCCTTGACTCGTGA
- a CDS encoding DUF5107 domain-containing protein: MTAVRVRPTQLTVPGSPVGEEDPFPHLGAVRALPVPRLDPTAPADMRERVSYGRLATALPYARFNGYDRRTTPQTLPALELTNGVLTATVLPGLGGRVWSLRDERSGRELLHRNPVLRFANFGLTDAWFAGGIEWNLGSTGHTCLSTRPVHAAVLHLPDGDALRLWEWERTRDLVLQVDLGLEGSRLVASTRVLNPDPEAKPLYYWTNIAVPETPGTRVLCPAEHAWRTAYDGALDRVAFPVPDGDGVDVSRPGASVHAADYFFDVGDRSGRLVAAVEADGLGLLQTSTDRLAGRKLFVWGAGPGGTRWQEWLSGPDRRYCEIQAGACPTQLEHDVLPGGASVSWTETFEPLRLEPEVVAGPYDDACAAAAEVAHGAGRPAALERHHRRWLGEVADRAPDEVLAHGSGWGHAEVLLRGGDWQHRAALPFAEVDDTSAVAVAVLRDEPDERLDALAPARTVPPVSDRWLAVLRARPAHWWVDLAIAVNEHLRGRLDEAEERYRRSAALRPTAVAERGQAQVALAQGRTEAAVEHYTTARRLDPEARTPATEQLELLLDLGRPEDCLEVVEELPDGVRHHGRTRLLRARALADLGRSADAAAIMDDLEVPDLAEGARDLDELWARVRPDQPVPPHLDFRMVREEGTR, translated from the coding sequence GTGACTGCTGTGCGGGTGCGTCCCACCCAGCTGACGGTGCCGGGCTCCCCGGTGGGCGAGGAGGACCCCTTCCCCCATCTCGGCGCGGTCCGCGCCCTGCCGGTGCCACGGCTGGACCCCACGGCCCCCGCCGACATGAGGGAGCGGGTCTCCTACGGCCGGCTCGCGACGGCTCTGCCCTACGCGCGGTTCAACGGCTACGACCGGCGTACGACGCCGCAGACGCTCCCCGCCCTCGAGCTGACCAACGGCGTGCTCACCGCGACCGTGCTGCCGGGGCTCGGAGGTCGGGTGTGGTCGCTGCGCGACGAGCGGTCCGGCCGCGAGCTGCTCCACCGGAACCCCGTGCTCCGGTTCGCGAACTTCGGGCTCACCGACGCCTGGTTCGCCGGCGGCATCGAGTGGAACCTCGGGTCGACCGGCCACACCTGCCTGAGCACGCGGCCGGTGCACGCCGCGGTGCTGCACCTGCCGGACGGGGACGCCCTGCGGCTGTGGGAGTGGGAGCGGACCCGCGACCTGGTCCTCCAGGTGGACCTCGGGCTGGAGGGGTCGAGGCTGGTCGCCTCGACCCGCGTCCTCAACCCCGACCCCGAGGCGAAGCCGCTCTACTACTGGACCAACATCGCGGTGCCCGAGACGCCCGGCACGCGCGTCCTCTGCCCCGCCGAGCACGCCTGGCGCACGGCGTACGACGGCGCGCTCGACCGTGTCGCCTTCCCGGTCCCGGACGGCGATGGTGTCGATGTCAGCCGTCCCGGCGCCTCGGTGCACGCAGCTGACTACTTCTTCGACGTCGGCGACCGGTCCGGTCGGCTGGTCGCGGCCGTGGAGGCCGACGGCCTCGGGCTCCTGCAGACCTCGACCGACCGATTGGCCGGCCGGAAGCTCTTCGTGTGGGGTGCCGGCCCCGGTGGCACACGGTGGCAGGAGTGGCTGAGCGGTCCTGACCGCCGCTACTGCGAGATCCAGGCCGGCGCGTGCCCGACACAGCTGGAGCACGACGTCCTCCCCGGTGGCGCGAGCGTCTCGTGGACGGAGACCTTCGAGCCGCTCCGGCTCGAGCCGGAGGTGGTGGCCGGACCCTACGACGACGCCTGTGCCGCCGCCGCGGAGGTGGCCCACGGCGCGGGTCGGCCGGCCGCGCTCGAACGGCACCATCGGCGGTGGCTCGGCGAGGTCGCGGACCGCGCTCCCGACGAGGTGCTGGCGCACGGCAGCGGCTGGGGGCACGCCGAGGTGCTGCTGCGCGGGGGTGACTGGCAGCATCGCGCGGCACTCCCGTTCGCCGAGGTCGACGACACCAGTGCGGTCGCGGTCGCGGTGCTGCGTGACGAGCCTGACGAGCGACTAGATGCGCTGGCCCCCGCGCGCACGGTGCCCCCGGTCTCGGACCGCTGGCTCGCCGTCCTCCGCGCCCGGCCCGCCCATTGGTGGGTCGACCTCGCGATCGCCGTCAACGAGCACCTCCGCGGTCGACTCGACGAGGCGGAGGAGCGCTACCGCCGGTCTGCCGCGCTCCGGCCGACCGCCGTCGCCGAGCGAGGCCAGGCCCAGGTGGCGCTGGCCCAGGGACGGACCGAGGCCGCGGTGGAGCACTACACGACCGCACGCCGGCTCGACCCCGAGGCGCGGACACCCGCGACCGAGCAGCTCGAGCTGTTGCTCGACCTCGGCCGGCCCGAGGACTGCCTGGAGGTCGTCGAGGAGCTGCCTGACGGCGTACGCCACCACGGCCGCACCCGACTGCTCCGGGCCCGCGCCCTCGCGGACCTCGGGAGATCGGCGGACGCCGCGGCGATCATGGATGATCTGGAGGTGCCGGACCTGGCGGAGGGAGCTCGCGACCTCGACGAGCTCTGGGCTCGGGTGCGGCCGGACCAGCCGGTGCCGCCGCACCTGGACTTCCGGATGGTTCGCGAGGAAGGGACGAGATGA
- a CDS encoding DeoR/GlpR family DNA-binding transcription regulator: MTTQGPDQATRWRLLLDALAARRRLSVSEAAELLGVSAATVRRDFGELARRQLATRTHGGVVATSVAYDLPARYRTTSDDPRERIAAEAAGRIRVGTVVAFNGGTTTTAVARHLSARPDVQEAEADAVTIVTNALNIAGEMVLRPSIRTVVIGGVARPQSYELHGPFASRVLRDLLVDELFLGVDALNLQGASCHHLGESVINAEMAERAQRVTVVAAAHKLGRVSLSVICGLDRVQELITDREAPEDVVADLRAAGVEVTLV; the protein is encoded by the coding sequence ATGACGACGCAGGGCCCGGACCAGGCGACGCGGTGGCGACTGCTGCTCGACGCGCTCGCCGCCCGCCGGCGACTCTCGGTCAGCGAGGCAGCCGAGCTGCTGGGCGTCTCGGCGGCCACCGTCCGACGCGACTTCGGCGAGCTGGCCCGCCGGCAGCTCGCCACCCGCACGCACGGTGGTGTCGTGGCGACGTCGGTCGCCTACGACCTCCCGGCCCGCTACCGCACCACCTCGGACGACCCGCGGGAGCGGATCGCGGCGGAGGCCGCCGGACGGATCCGGGTGGGCACGGTGGTGGCGTTCAACGGGGGGACCACGACGACCGCCGTGGCGCGGCACCTCAGCGCGCGCCCCGACGTCCAGGAGGCCGAGGCCGACGCGGTCACCATCGTCACCAACGCCCTCAACATCGCCGGCGAGATGGTGCTGCGGCCGAGCATCCGCACCGTGGTGATCGGGGGCGTGGCCCGGCCGCAGTCCTACGAGCTGCACGGACCGTTCGCCAGCCGGGTGCTGCGCGACCTGCTGGTCGACGAGCTGTTCCTCGGGGTGGACGCCCTGAACCTCCAGGGGGCCAGCTGCCATCACCTCGGCGAGTCGGTCATCAACGCCGAGATGGCGGAGCGCGCGCAGCGGGTCACGGTGGTCGCCGCCGCCCACAAGCTCGGCCGGGTGTCGCTCTCGGTCATCTGCGGGCTCGACCGAGTCCAGGAGCTGATCACCGACCGGGAGGCGCCGGAGGACGTGGTGGCGGACCTCCGGGCTGCGGGCGTCGAGGTCACGCTCGTCTGA
- a CDS encoding N-acetylglucosamine-6-phosphate deacetylase yields the protein MTGRVLGGRVVLPEQVIPDGVVEIAGDTLGFVGDRRDWQGEQPAPVGTIVPGYVDVHCHGGGGHSVTTGSPEDVRRTAAHHLARGTTTMLASLVSAATDDITQAVAAIRQVVEEGGTVAGSHLEGPYLGRDHCGAHDPSQLAEPDVATVRSWLRTGGGSVRMLTIAPELPGAGDVAAVLAEAGVVVAAGHTDADVDTVAETLAGPAGLVTHLFNGMAPLHHREPGPVAAALTALARGTTRVELIADGVHLADATAAMVFALAPPDGVVLVSDAMAAAGMPDGDYRLGPLTVRVQDAIAWTTGEKRSIAGSTAHLADVVRRCVVHAGIDPVAVVRAASTTPATLLGLSDRGRLGTGLRADVLTLDGDWRVTAVLRGGEPVA from the coding sequence GTGACGGGCCGGGTGCTCGGCGGCCGGGTGGTGCTCCCCGAGCAGGTGATCCCGGACGGGGTCGTGGAGATCGCCGGCGACACCCTCGGCTTCGTCGGTGACCGGCGGGACTGGCAGGGCGAGCAGCCCGCCCCCGTGGGGACCATCGTGCCGGGCTACGTCGACGTGCACTGCCACGGCGGTGGTGGTCACAGCGTCACGACCGGCTCGCCCGAGGACGTCCGCAGAACCGCCGCTCACCACCTGGCGCGTGGGACCACGACGATGCTCGCGTCCCTGGTCAGCGCCGCGACCGACGACATCACCCAGGCGGTCGCGGCCATCCGGCAGGTCGTCGAGGAGGGCGGCACCGTGGCTGGGAGCCACCTCGAGGGCCCCTACCTCGGCCGCGACCACTGCGGCGCCCACGACCCCTCCCAGCTCGCGGAGCCCGACGTCGCGACCGTGCGCTCGTGGCTCCGCACCGGTGGCGGCTCGGTCCGGATGCTGACGATCGCGCCCGAGCTGCCGGGGGCCGGCGACGTCGCCGCCGTCCTCGCCGAGGCAGGGGTGGTCGTGGCCGCCGGGCACACCGATGCCGACGTCGACACCGTCGCCGAGACCCTCGCCGGCCCCGCCGGCCTGGTGACCCACCTGTTCAACGGCATGGCGCCGCTGCACCACCGCGAGCCCGGACCCGTGGCCGCTGCTCTGACCGCCCTGGCCCGGGGGACGACCCGCGTCGAGCTGATCGCCGACGGGGTCCACCTGGCCGACGCCACGGCGGCCATGGTCTTCGCGCTCGCGCCGCCCGACGGGGTCGTGCTCGTCAGCGACGCCATGGCCGCCGCCGGCATGCCTGACGGTGACTACCGACTGGGACCGCTCACCGTCCGGGTCCAGGACGCGATCGCCTGGACGACGGGTGAGAAGCGCTCGATCGCCGGATCGACCGCGCACCTCGCCGACGTCGTCCGCCGGTGTGTCGTCCACGCCGGGATCGACCCCGTGGCCGTGGTGCGCGCTGCCTCCACCACACCCGCGACGCTGCTCGGTCTATCCGACCGAGGGCGCCTGGGGACCGGCCTGCGGGCTGATGTCCTGACGCTCGACGGAGACTGGCGCGTGACCGCGGTCCTCCGGGGCGGGGAGCCGGTCGCGTGA
- a CDS encoding ABC-F family ATP-binding cassette domain-containing protein codes for MGHVDVAGVRYELPDGRVLLDDVSFRVGEGAKVALVGANGAGKTTLLRIVTGDLVPHAGVVTRSGGLGVMRQMVAHGLGEDPTVADLLLSVAPARVRTARAEVDRLELALMDTDDEKTQLAYAAALAEYADAGGYDLEVTWDVCTIAGLGLSYDRAKYRELRTLSGGEQKRLVLEYLLRGPDEVLLLDEPDNFLDVPGKIWLEGRIRESEKTILYISHDRELLDNTATRVVTVELGAAGNRVWTHPGGFASYHDARRERFLRFEELTRRWEEEHAKLRAQMLMYKQKAAYNSDMASRYRAAQTRLRRFEEAGPPTEQPREQQVRMRLKGGRTGKRAVVCEDLELTGLMKPFDLEVWYGERVAVLGSNGSGKSHFLRLLAGGGTDPDVEHQPVGDVPVAPVNHTGRAKLGARVRPGWFVQTHEHPELMGRTLLEILHRGDDHRDGMGREQAARVLDRYELAHAGEQRFESLSGGQQARFQILLLELSGATLLLLDEPTDNLDVQSAEALEEGLEAFEGTVLAVTHDRWFARGFDRFLVYGADGSVYESDGPVWDEGRVARVR; via the coding sequence ATGGGTCACGTGGACGTCGCCGGTGTGCGCTACGAGCTCCCTGACGGCCGGGTCCTGCTCGACGACGTCTCCTTCCGGGTCGGCGAGGGTGCCAAGGTGGCACTGGTCGGAGCCAACGGGGCGGGCAAGACGACGCTGCTGCGGATCGTCACGGGCGACCTGGTCCCGCACGCGGGCGTCGTGACGCGGTCCGGCGGGCTCGGCGTGATGCGGCAGATGGTGGCGCACGGGCTCGGGGAGGACCCGACGGTGGCCGACCTGTTGCTCTCGGTGGCGCCGGCGCGCGTCCGCACCGCTCGTGCCGAGGTGGACCGCCTCGAGCTGGCGCTGATGGACACCGACGACGAGAAGACCCAGCTCGCCTATGCGGCCGCGCTGGCGGAGTACGCCGACGCCGGTGGTTACGACCTCGAGGTCACCTGGGACGTGTGCACGATCGCCGGTCTCGGCCTGTCCTACGACCGGGCCAAGTACCGCGAGCTGCGGACCCTCTCGGGCGGCGAGCAGAAGCGGCTGGTGCTGGAGTACCTGCTGCGGGGTCCCGACGAGGTGCTGCTGCTCGACGAGCCGGACAACTTCCTCGACGTCCCGGGCAAGATCTGGCTCGAGGGCCGGATCCGGGAGTCGGAGAAGACGATCCTCTACATCAGCCACGACCGCGAGCTGCTCGACAACACCGCGACGCGGGTGGTCACGGTCGAGCTCGGCGCCGCGGGCAACCGGGTGTGGACCCACCCCGGTGGCTTCGCGAGCTATCACGACGCCCGACGCGAGCGCTTCCTGCGCTTCGAGGAGCTGACCCGTCGCTGGGAGGAGGAGCACGCCAAGCTCCGGGCCCAGATGCTGATGTACAAGCAGAAGGCGGCCTACAACTCCGACATGGCCAGCCGCTACCGGGCGGCCCAGACCCGGCTGCGGAGGTTCGAGGAGGCCGGGCCCCCGACCGAGCAGCCGCGGGAGCAGCAGGTGCGGATGCGGCTGAAGGGCGGCCGTACCGGCAAGCGCGCCGTGGTCTGCGAGGACCTCGAGCTCACGGGCCTGATGAAGCCGTTCGACCTCGAGGTCTGGTACGGCGAGCGGGTGGCCGTGCTCGGCAGCAACGGCTCGGGCAAGTCGCACTTCCTGCGGCTGCTCGCCGGCGGCGGCACCGACCCCGACGTGGAGCACCAGCCGGTCGGCGACGTACCGGTGGCGCCGGTGAACCACACCGGCCGCGCGAAGCTGGGGGCTCGGGTGCGGCCGGGCTGGTTCGTGCAGACCCACGAGCATCCCGAGCTGATGGGTCGCACCCTGCTCGAGATCCTGCACCGGGGCGACGACCACCGCGACGGGATGGGGCGCGAGCAGGCGGCGCGGGTGCTCGACCGCTACGAGCTCGCGCACGCGGGGGAGCAGCGGTTCGAGTCGCTCTCCGGTGGTCAGCAGGCACGGTTCCAGATCCTGCTGCTCGAGCTGTCGGGCGCGACGCTGCTCCTGCTCGACGAGCCCACCGACAACCTCGACGTCCAGAGCGCCGAGGCGCTGGAGGAGGGGCTCGAGGCGTTCGAGGGAACGGTGCTCGCGGTCACCCACGACCGCTGGTTCGCGCGCGGCTTCGACCGTTTCCTGGTGTACGGCGCCGACGGCTCGGTCTATGAGTCCGACGGTCCGGTGTGGGACGAGGGCCGGGTCGCCCGCGTGCGGTGA
- a CDS encoding HNH endonuclease signature motif containing protein, whose amino-acid sequence MSAALNLHPEPGHPGAMVVAVHELLDGVAADLLGPSDFAGVIAELSRARSRLQALELKLVAAAERHHVPRLTGARSTGAWVAQQTRSDGAQAARDARLALDLDASLPTTASALGAGEVSAAHAAVIAGATRQLPPSLTPDQRRAVEQRLVDKARVLDPRQLRRVARRALEAVERDTSVVDANEDGILRDEEALALSRTRLTLHDNGDGTTSGHFRVPTLAATVLRKVVDAMTAPRRGRLGATEAQAGDQRLDRDPAHERGLALTTLLEHLPTDRLASKVAATVIVKLDLDTLRGQLKAGGLDTDDLVSAAEARRLACNAGLVPAVLDGASQLLDLGRGKRLFSEAQRTAGALRHTSCAADGCDVPYAWAELHHWQPWSRGGRTDLEDLVPLCGFHHRRVHDSGYLHRRLPDGSIRFSRRT is encoded by the coding sequence ATGTCAGCAGCCCTGAACCTTCACCCCGAACCCGGTCATCCGGGTGCGATGGTGGTTGCTGTCCACGAGCTGCTGGACGGTGTCGCCGCGGACCTGCTCGGTCCCAGCGACTTCGCCGGCGTGATCGCCGAGCTCTCGCGGGCCCGGTCGAGACTGCAGGCCCTGGAGCTCAAGCTCGTCGCCGCCGCCGAGCGGCACCACGTGCCGCGGCTGACAGGCGCCCGGTCCACCGGAGCCTGGGTGGCCCAGCAGACCCGCAGCGACGGGGCGCAGGCCGCACGTGACGCCCGACTCGCCCTCGACCTCGACGCTTCCCTGCCCACCACCGCCTCGGCCCTCGGAGCCGGCGAGGTGTCGGCTGCGCACGCAGCGGTCATCGCCGGTGCCACACGGCAGCTGCCCCCGTCGCTCACCCCCGACCAGCGCCGAGCCGTCGAGCAGCGCCTGGTGGACAAGGCCCGGGTCCTCGACCCGCGGCAGCTGCGGCGGGTCGCCCGCCGCGCGCTCGAGGCCGTGGAGCGCGACACCTCCGTGGTCGACGCGAACGAGGACGGCATCCTGCGCGACGAGGAGGCCCTGGCGCTGTCCCGGACCAGACTCACCCTCCACGACAACGGTGACGGGACCACGTCGGGCCACTTCCGGGTCCCGACCCTTGCTGCCACGGTGCTGCGCAAGGTCGTCGACGCCATGACTGCACCGCGCCGCGGCCGCCTGGGCGCCACCGAGGCCCAAGCGGGCGACCAGCGTCTTGACCGGGATCCCGCGCACGAGCGAGGGCTCGCCCTGACCACCCTGCTGGAGCACCTCCCCACCGACCGGCTCGCCAGCAAGGTGGCGGCCACCGTCATCGTCAAGCTCGACCTGGACACCCTGCGCGGCCAGCTCAAGGCTGGCGGCCTCGACACCGACGACCTCGTCTCCGCCGCAGAGGCCCGTCGCCTGGCCTGCAACGCTGGTCTGGTCCCCGCCGTCCTCGACGGCGCGTCGCAGCTGCTGGACCTCGGGCGCGGCAAGCGTCTCTTCTCCGAGGCACAACGCACCGCCGGCGCCCTCCGGCACACCAGCTGCGCCGCCGACGGGTGCGACGTCCCGTACGCCTGGGCCGAGCTCCACCACTGGCAGCCCTGGTCCCGCGGCGGTCGTACCGACCTCGAGGACCTGGTGCCTCTCTGCGGGTTCCACCACCGCCGCGTCCACGACAGTGGCTACCTCCACCGGCGACTACCCGACGGGTCGATCAGGTTCAGTCGGCGGACGTGA